The DNA window ATCATGCCGCGCTTCGAGGAGTTCCTGAAGCGGCCGGACGTGCACTTTGCCGTCGACCCCGAGTTCTACATGCGAGGTGGCGTGGTGCCCGGCCGAAAGATCGGGACGATGTACGCGGCCGACATCAACTACGTGATGGACGAGCTGACGCGCATCGTGCGGGAGAACAACCTGCCGCCCAAGGTGCTGATCATCCACCGCTTCACCCGCAACATGGTGCCCGATGTGCAGAACGTCAGGCTGCGTCCGGAGGTGCAGTTCGTTCTGCACATGGACGGGTGGGGAGCGCCGTGGCTGAAGTACGACTCGTACCGCGACTATGTCGCCGCGTACCCGGCGCAGTACACGGGGTGGAAGAACTTCTACCACAACGACACCAAGAAGGGTGACCCGCTCACCTCGCCGCAGGACCTGATCCAGCTGTTCCCGGAACCGCTCTACGTGCAGTATCAGTAGCGGACGCAGTACGGCGAACGAGAGGCGCCGGCCCCCGCGGGTCGGCGCCTCTCCTCGTTGGTGGCGGCAGAAAGGGCGGGCACCTCGCGGCGCCCGCCCTTCGTTCGTGCCCTGGAAGCCTCAGCCGCGGACGAGGTCGCGGTCCAGGTTCACTTCCATGGTCCCGCCCGACTCGTGGTCGGCGTCGGGCGCGTCCCAGTCGGTGAGCGCCGCCGACACGGCCGTCACCGCCGTCAGGCCCAGGAAGAAGTTGCGGGCCCGCCGGTTGTCGGCGAAGCCGAGCAGCCAGGGCAGGAAGGGGAGCGCGGCCCCGATGGCCACCTCGGCGGCGCCGTGGCCCTTGAAGGGCAGCAGGCGCTTGGCCGCGAGGGGATAGTCGGTCATCAGCGACAGGCCCAGGTACCCGGCGGCCAGCCCATAGGCCAACCCCTCGGCCGAGCGCGGAAAGCCGAGGGCCCGCGGCGCCGCGGCTACCGTGGCCACCGTGGTGTAGTCGATCATTCCGTGCGCCCGCGCGTTCAGCGGTTTTCTCATTCGTCATCCTCCCGGTTTCGTGGACGTTGGGGCCGCACGCAGTGGCAAACGGTGTGCCCGTGTGGGCGCATCTTTCATTTTGCCAACAGGTTGCGTCGTTGCATCCGCTGCCGTCGCAAAGGGCCCGTTTCGTGCTTCCACCCGGCGGCTTTCACCATCCGGCGACAAACTTGGAACGGGAGATAGAGATGCCGACACGCAGGGCGAGTGCGACGTGGGAAGGCGGACTGCAGAAGGGCAGCGGCAGCTTCAGCGGTGAGAGCGGCGCCATCGCTGGGGCCTACTCGGTCGGCACCCGGTTCGGGGGCGAGCCGGGGACCAACCCCGAGGAGCTGCTGGCCGCGGCCGAGGCGGCGTGCTTCAGCATGGCGCTGTCCCTTGGGCTGGAGAAGAACGGAACGCCGCCCACGCGCGTGCACACCGACGCCGCCTGCACCATCGACAAGGCGGGCGAGGGTTTCAAGATTACCACCATGCAGCTGCGGGTGACGGCGCGGGTGGACGGGATCGACGACGCCACGTTCCAGTCCATCGCGCAGGCCACCAAGGTGGGGTGCCCCGTGTCGCAGGCGCTCGCCGGCGTGGACATCCAGCTGCAGGCCACGCTGGAGTCGGGCGGCGCTTGATTCCGTCCAGCCGCCGCCGGTGAGCGAACGAAAGCGGCCCGGCGCACGAGCGCCGCGCCGTTCCTTCACCGCTTGGCCAGACGGGTCAGCTCGGCGGCCGGGCGACGTGGAAGGTGACGATGTTCGAGCGGTGGCTGAGCTTATGGTCGCGCCGCTCTCCGCGAACGACGTGATGGCTGGAGACCACCGCGTAGGCCGCGTACTCGCCCGGCTGGGGCGCCGCCGCCAGCCAGGCATCGTCCACGCGCACGGAGTCGTTCGCCGGCACCTTCATCGCCGTGGGGGTGCTGATGCAGGTGCTGCCGCCGCCGGGCGGGTGGACGATCGACTTGTCTTCGGTCACCACGAACATCTCCACCTGGCACTGGCTTTCGAACTCCAGCGTCAGCGGCTCGCGCTCGCGGTTGATCACCCAGGCGCTCATGTGCAGCGAATCGCCCGGCGCGATGGTGTCCGGCGGGGTGGTGCGCAGGCGCACGCTGACGGCCGGCTTCCTTTCGCTGCCGGTTTCGCAGGCGGCGAGCGCCACGGCCAGCGCGGCGAACGCCGGAAGGCGGCGGGTCATGCCTGGTTTCTCCTGAGCAGAAAGCGGGGGATGGCGGCCTGGAAGGTGGCGCCGTCGGGCCGCTCCATCACGTAGTAGCCTTCCATGTGGCCCTCGGGCCCGCGCAGCACGCAGAAGCTCTGGTACTCGTGCACGCCGCCCGGCGGGATCAGCGGCTCCTGCCCTACTACGCCCTCGCCCTGCACCTCGCTGTCGCCCGCTGCGGGGTCGTGGATGTACCAGTGCCGCCACCGCAGGCGCGCCGGCTGGTCGCCCACGTTCTCGATACGGATGCCGTACGCGAACACGAAGCGCGGCTCGGACGGGTCCGAGTGCGCTTCCAGGTAGTAGGGCGTCGCGGTGACGCGAATTCCCTCGGTGATGCGGTAGAACAGCATGGCGTGCCCGTGTCCGGTGGTGCGCTGGCGGGATAGATAGGGCGCGCACCCGCCCGGGTCAACGCTCAGGCTGTCCATCCCCCGCGCGCCCTTCTACATTTTCGGCCACCGCCGCGCATCCACCCCCGCGACCCGAACAAGCCATGGAGCACCTGAAGGCGCTCATCCGCGACGTACCC is part of the Longimicrobium sp. genome and encodes:
- a CDS encoding OsmC family peroxiredoxin; its protein translation is MPTRRASATWEGGLQKGSGSFSGESGAIAGAYSVGTRFGGEPGTNPEELLAAAEAACFSMALSLGLEKNGTPPTRVHTDAACTIDKAGEGFKITTMQLRVTARVDGIDDATFQSIAQATKVGCPVSQALAGVDIQLQATLESGGA
- the apaG gene encoding Co2+/Mg2+ efflux protein ApaG → MDSLSVDPGGCAPYLSRQRTTGHGHAMLFYRITEGIRVTATPYYLEAHSDPSEPRFVFAYGIRIENVGDQPARLRWRHWYIHDPAAGDSEVQGEGVVGQEPLIPPGGVHEYQSFCVLRGPEGHMEGYYVMERPDGATFQAAIPRFLLRRNQA
- a CDS encoding BsuPI-related putative proteinase inhibitor; this encodes MTRRLPAFAALAVALAACETGSERKPAVSVRLRTTPPDTIAPGDSLHMSAWVINREREPLTLEFESQCQVEMFVVTEDKSIVHPPGGGSTCISTPTAMKVPANDSVRVDDAWLAAAPQPGEYAAYAVVSSHHVVRGERRDHKLSHRSNIVTFHVARPPS